One region of Sardina pilchardus chromosome 18, fSarPil1.1, whole genome shotgun sequence genomic DNA includes:
- the actn2b gene encoding alpha-actinin-2b yields MMTQLEIPLQYDNGYEEEVYMTQEDEWDRDLLLDPAWEKQQRKTFTAWCNSHLRKAGTQIENIEDDFRNGLKLMLLLEVISGERLPKPDRGKMRFHKIANVNKALEFITSKGVKLVSIGAEEIVDGNVKMTLGMIWTIILRFAIQDISIEETSAKEGLLLWCQRKTAPYRNVNVQNFHVSWKDGLAFCALIHRHRPDLIDYSKLNKDDPMGNLNLAFEIAEKHLDIPKMLDAEDIVNTPKPDERAIMTYVSCFYHAFAGAEQAETAANRICKVLGVNQENEKLMEEYERLASELLEWIRRTTPWLENRTPEKTMAEMQRKLEDFRDYRRLHKPPKVQEKCQLEINFNTLQTKLRISNRPAFMPSEGKMVSDIASAWQGLEGAEKGFEEWLLTEIRRLQRLDHLAEKFRQKATTHETWASGKEEILTNKDYESASLTELRAMLRRHEAFESDLAAHQDRVEQIAAIAQELNELDYHDVAAVNQRCQSICDLWDQLGTLTQKRREALERTEKLLETVDQLFLEYAKRSAPFNNWMEGAMEDLQDMFIVHTIEEVQTLIAAHEQFKATLPEADGERQAILGIQNEVHKICQSYGLRAVLVNPYSSITTEEIMVKWDKVKKLVPQRDGSLQEELARQHANERLRRQFAAQANLIGPWIQTRMEEIGRCSLEMGGTLEDQMTQLKQMEHVIVTYKPNIDKLEGDHQLIQESLIFDNKHTNYTMEHIRVGWELLLTTIARTINEIETQILTRDAKGISQEQMHEFRSSFNHFDRKKNGAMDTDDFRACLISMGYDLGEVEFARIMMLVDPNATGLVSFQSFIDFMTRETADTDTAEQVVASFRILAADKAYILTEELRRELPPDQAEYCIMRMPPYAGSGAPAGALDYTAFSTALYGESDL; encoded by the exons ATGATGACCCAGTTGGAGATCCCGCTGCAGTATGACAATGGATATGAGGAAGAGGTGTATATGACTCAGGAAGACGAATGGGATAGAGACCTTCTATTGGACCCGGCATGGGAAAAACAGCAGCGGAAG ACATTTACAGCATGGTGTAACTCCCATCTGAGAAAGGCTGGCACTCAGATTGAGAACATCGAGGACGACTTCAGGAACGGTCTGAAGctcatgctgctgctggaggtcatcTCAG GTGAAAGGTTACCCAAGCCAGACAGAGGAAAGATGCGTTTCCACAAAATAGCCAACGTAAACAAAGCTTTAGAGTTCATCACCAGCAAAGGAGTGAAGCTTGTCTCTATCGGAGCGGAAG AAATCGTGGATGGGAATGTGAAGATGACTCTCGGAATGATTTGGACCATCATCCTCCGCTTTGCCATTCAAGACATCTCAATTGAAG AAACCTCTGCCAAGGAAGGTCTTCTTCTGTGGTGCCAAAGAAAGACTGCCCCGTACAGGAATGTTAATGTCCAGAACTTCCATGTCAG CTGGAAGGACGGCCTGGCATTCTGTGCCCTCATCCACAGGCATCGGCCTGACCTCATCGATTACTCCAAACTCAACAAG GATGACCCTATGGGGAACCTGAACCTGGCCTTTGAAATCGCAGAGAAACATCTGGACATCCCTAAAATGCTGGACGCAGAAG aCATTGTGAACACCCCTAAGCCTGATGAGAGAGCTATTATGACCTATGTGTCCTGCTTCTACCATGCCTTTGCTGGTGCAGAGCAG gctgaGACGGCTGCTAACAGGATCTGCAAAGTTCTGGGTGTCAATCAGGAGAATGAGAAGCTCATGGAGGAGTATGAGAGGCTGGCCAGTGAG CTACTGGAGTGGATCCGGCGCACCACTCCGTGGCTGGAGAACCGCACGCCGGAGAAGACCATGGCGGAGATGCAGAGGAAGCTGGAGGACTTCCGGGACTACCGCCGGCTCCACAAGCCGCCCAAGGTGCAGGAGAAGTGCCAGCTGGAGATCAACTTCAACACGCTGCAGACCAAGCTGCGCATCAGCAACCGCCCGGCCTTCATGCCCTCCGAGGGCAAGATGGTGTCG gatattGCCAGTGCATGGCAGGGCCTGGAGGGAGCAGAGAAGGGGTTCGAGGAGTGGCTCCTGACTGAGATCCGTCGTCTGCAACGTCTTGACCACCTGGCCGAGAAGTTCCGCCAGAAAGCCACCACACATGAGACCTGGGCCAGTG gtaAAGAGGAGATTCTGACCAACAAGGATTACGAGTCGGCCTCTCTGACGGAGCTGAGAGCGATGCTGCGTAGGCACGAGGCGTTTGAGAGTGACCTGGCTGCCCATCAGGACAGAGTGGAACAGATCGCTGCCATCGCCCAGGAGCTCAa TGAGCTGGATTACCATGATGTTGCCGCTGTCAATCAGAGGTGCCAGAGCATCTGTGACTTATGGGACCAGCTGGGCACTCTCACCCAGAAGAGGCGGGAGGCGCTAGAG AGGACGGAGAAGCTGCTGGAGACTGTGGATCAGCTGTTCCTGGAGTATGCCAAGAGGTCAGCTCCATTTAACAACTGGATGGAGGGAGCCATGGAGGACCTGCAGGACATGTTTATTGTGCATACCATAGAAGAAGTCCAG ACCCTGATCGCTGCCCATGAGCAGTTCAAAGCTACTCTGCCGGAGGCCGATGGCGAGAGGCAGGCCATTCTGGGCATCCAGAACGAGGTGCACAAGATCTGCCAGAGCTACGGCCTGCGCGCCGTCCTCGTCAACCCCTACAGCTCCATCACCACCGAGGAGATCATGGTCAAGTGGGACAAG GTTAAGAAGCTTGTTCCGCAGAGAGACGGGTCTCTTCAGGAGGAGCTGGCCAGGCAGCACGCCAACGAAAGGCTGAGACGGCAGTTTGCTGCCCAGGCCAACCTGATTGGACCCTGGATCCAAACCCGCATGGAG GAGATCGGGCGCTGCTCTCTGGAGATGGGCGGCACTCTGGAGGACCAGATGACCCAGCTGAAGCAGATGGAGCATGTGATCGTCACGTACAAACCCAACATCGACAAGCTGGAGGGAGACCACCAGCTCATCCAGGAGTCCCTCATCTTtgacaacaaacacaccaactATACAATGGAG CACATCCGGGTGGGCTGGGAGCTGCTCCTCACCACCATCGCTCGCACCATCAACGAGATTGAGACCCAGATCCTGACACGAGACGCCAAGGGCATCAGCCAGGAACAGATGCACGAGTTCCGCTCCTCCTTCAACCACTTTGACCGG AAGAAGAATGGTGCCATGGACACTGATGACTTTAGAGCCTGCCTGATATCTATGGGCTATGACTTG GGTGAGGTGGAGTTTGCTCGGATCATGATGCTGGTTGACCCCAATGCCACTGGGCTGGTGTCCTTCCAGTCCTTCATCGACTTCATGACCAGAGAGACAgcagacacagatacagctgAACAGGTCGTAGCGTCCTTCAGGATCCTGGCTGCTGACAAG GCTTACATCCTGACGGAGGAGCTGCGGAGGGAGCTGCCCCCAGACCAGGCCGAGTACTGCATCATGAGGATGCCCCCCTACGCTGGGTCAGGCGCGCCCGCCGGTGCCCTCGACTACACCGCCTTCTCCACCGCCCTCTATGGAGAGAGTGACCTTTAA